The following is a genomic window from Panthera uncia isolate 11264 chromosome B4, Puncia_PCG_1.0, whole genome shotgun sequence.
catagtaaaagaaaaagacttgaaACTACAGCACAAATGAGGGAAGTCAGATGAAGGAGAAGCTCCTAGAAGTCTGTGAGACCAGGGAtctagagaaagaaaggggagacTGGGACATGATATCTATATTTTAGCACAGGAGaaactatctttgctccatttcTAATGTATACTGGATACTTAGCTGAGTCTGCTTGGGGAGGGGAGATCTGGAATCATTTCATAGAGCATCCTACCACTAGAGCAAGAGAATCATAAGATGCCCCATTCTTTCTTCATTCCCAACCCTCCCTCCTCAGAGCAGCACGGGACATTCCAGACCCTCTCaccacccacacccccaccccttgctccTGTCACGAGGCCCCAATCCCCCAGAGCCCTTTCATGTGATGCTCAGCTGAGAcccctctgcctgtctcttccAGCCCCAGAACAAAAGCCTGAGCTATGTTCACCCATCCCCATCTCAAAGAGGGTAGGTGGTACCTCCTTACTTTTTCAATCCAATACCACATTCTCTCACTTCTCACTTCAAATACCCTATCCCAGGCACCTAAGTCATTGCCTAAAAGAGTCTCCCACTCGTTTCACTTTTGAAGCCCCTACTTGGACTCACTGCCCAAGGGGCCTCAGGATTAGGGCTACAAAGACCCACTATCCTTGTGCCCTTACAAGCAGATGGTATTATTCTCAGGCTCAGTCCCAGATCTCCACATAGGGAGGGAGCTCAGATGCCCATGTCCTCACTAACTCAAATGGGTGGGAGAAGCCTGAGATATTGCTGGTATCTCCCATAAAGAGGGGAAAAACCAGAGCAGGTGTGCAACCCCAAATTCACACTTGTTCATGGCAATACTCCCCACACTCACCTTCTGTAACCCCCACAGCCAGAAGAGCACTCATCATAACCACATGGAGAAGGCATTTTCTCAGCACCAGATGCATCCTGTTCTTTCTTCCAGCAACCAAAGGCGCTGGGGGGCTGGGGCAAGCCCCTATATAGGAGAGGGGTGCTCATTTGCATagcccttcctcttctccatccaGAGGAGTcttgggaggggcaggaggacgGAGAAAGGCAGAACTGACAAGGGATCCTGGTCCCTGAACATCCCGCTACTCAACCACAGTTTCTAGTTTCACTGGGTCGCTCTCTTCTTGACTGGGAAATAATTGACTGAAGGGCAGGTGCATAACATGTACCTAACACATACGATTCATCATAGGAGAGTGAAtcaatctgtttttgtttttttaatcaaatcaggaaatctttcaaaaaaacaaagaccctGCATCCCAAAAGAGAGAGTATAGAAAAGACAGAGGGCGGAGGCAACTGCATCTCCGGGGCCCAGAAAACCCGTACAATGAGATTCCCAGTTTCCTGCTTTTCAAAGGAGGCTCCCTGGGCCAGGTGGAATTTAATCTTAGGGAGAGACACATTTTCCCTACAGGTGGTGAAACGGCGAATTAGAGATCAGGAAATCTCTACAGACTCAGGACACAGGTAGGAAACGCGAGTCCAAATCAGGTACTTGGAAAAAGACATTTTGCTTCCCCACAGAGGCAGAAACTTGTCTTAAGTATCCTCGTTAATAAACTTGCGTGAGGTGGGGTCATTTGCTGCAGGTAGGCGCGCTGGGCTCGCCCCCCGCCGCTCTGACGTTAACCAATAGGAAGGGCCGGGGGCGGAGCTAGGGAAACGCGGGAAGGAGGGGCGGGGCCTCTGGTGGCGGTAGGGAACTGGAGGGGAGGCGGCAACATTGTTTCAAGTTGGACAAATTGACAAGAGCGAGAAATACACTGCGTTCCGTCCCGACCTGGGGCCGCGGAGCTGGGCGCGgttttcccctcctccaccccccgaGAGTCGGGGCCCGCCTTTTGCAGGTTTCCCAGGCCCCCGCTCCAGGGCCGGGCTGACCCGACTCGCTGGCGCTTCATGGAGAACTTCCAAAAAGTGGAAAAGATCGGAGAGGGCACGTACGGAGTTGTGTACAAAGCCAAAAACAAGGTGACGGGAGAAGTGGTGGCGCTTAAAAAAATCCGTCTGGACACGTGAGTGGCCTCTGTACCCGGGACTCCTAACTCGGGAGCTCCTtgagtgccccctgcccccaccccaacagGCGGGTAGCAGTCCAAGGACCGGAAGGTGGCAGGGAGGGACTTCTTTTTAAGTGGAGAGGTGGGTTGGAGGACAGCGATGGGTTTCCCGGTGGAGAGTGTAGGGCACTTAGAATATATGGGAAACTTCCTCCCCAAAGTCGAGGGATGCCCCCAAATGTGCAATCAGAAAGActcagaaagaggaaggaggccTCTGAGATGGGGTCCAGGACTCCCCGTGGAGTTGGGTTTTGTGGGAACCAGTGAAGAGCACCTTTCTGAATGAAGAGTCCTCCTGACTGCCCCAAACCCACCCTCATCTTAGAATTCTCTACCTCTTTCAAAAGAATGGCAGTTGAACCTCACTGGCCCTTCTAGGGAGGCTGGGTGCTGCTActcctatttttttccctgtttccttctctcttctttaccTCCACCAGGAGGCTTTACTTACCTACTGCTgggaaaagaagaataatgacCTTAATATATCCCCTGTCCAAAGGCGAATTAACTCCTACAGcaccctttctcttctctcacttcCCTAGGGGATGCTGGGGTGGTGTCTCattgggaagaaaagaatgactGAGCTGGGGGAAAAGGAGTGTTTGTAACCACATTCCTATCTCTGCTTTCTCCACCTCTCCAAGTGAGACAGAGGGTGTACCCAGTACTGCTATACGAGAGATTTCTCTGCTTAAGGAGCTTAACCACCCTAACATTGTCAAGTAAGTATATCTGGGAGGTGTTCTGACAGTAAAGGAGGTGTTCTTGTCTGTGTAGCCTGGGTATTATTCTTCCTCACCTCCATTCCTGGACCTCCCTTCCCTAGGCTGCTGGATGTCAtccacacagaaaacaaactctaCCTAGTTTTTGAGTTTCTGCACCAGGATCTGAAGAAATTCATGGATGCCTCTGCTTTGACTGGCATTCCTCTTCCCCTCATCAAGGTAATCCTTCTCATTAACTCCTCCCCAGCATGGGCATGTTTTGGGGGGACTGAAGGCAGGCAGTGCAGACTGAGTGATGATTTGTGATCTTGGCTTCCTTCCCAGCCCTCATCCccctgcacacacagacacaacacACACCCCTTTCTTTTGTGGCTCTCCCACTGCTCATTATGCTTATTAACCCTAGGGCTGGGTAGGAGAATCAAAGAAGTTGAAACTCTACTGAGTCAACTTCATAGCTCAGGTGGAAGGTCAGATGAAACTCAGATAAATGGGACTTGAGGGCACTTGGTAGGTTCCTCCAAGAAGCCCTTCCACCTGTTTGGTAGGAGAAATAGCCAGTGAGTTTCTGTTGTCTGTTTTAGGGCTGGGTTCTTTACTCCCCGAGTTATTTTCAATCTCTCAACAAACGTTTATTCAAtgcacatttattgaacaccttcaATGTATTAGGTACAGGATATGGAAAAGAGATGCAAAACTGAAGAAGAAGACCTGGTCCTTATCTTCACTAGACTGATAGTCCAATGGGAGATACAGTTTATAAACATGTAATTATAATCTAATATAGTAAAAGGCTTTGGTAGAGCTTTGCAGGCACAGAGCAGATCCTAGTAGCTCACTGTGGTAGAgaaagttttctctctctcctttgtcaGAGCTATCTGTTCCAGCTGCTCCAGGGCCTAGCCTTCTGCCATTCTCATCGGGTTCTGCACCGAGACCTCAAACCTCAGAATCTGCTTATCAACGCAGAGGGGGCCATCAAGCTAGCAGACTTTGGACTAGCCAGAGCCTTTGGAGTACCTGTTCGTACTTACACCCATGAGGTGAGACCCTCTCTGCATTTCTTCTCTGAACTTCCTGGGAGGTGTTAACAAGAACattcacaaaattttaaacatctctGGCCAGCAGTTTCTCTCTCACTACATGGAAAGTATCTCTGGCACTCCAAGAGGTTTTAGAGTATGTACCAAGTTCCAGTTGTGGGGAACTGGGCTTTGATAGATGCCAAGCCAGGAGAGCTGGATGGCACACTATTAAAATTATGAGCACTTTTCTCAAGTTTTCCAGGAAGGTTGTAAATTCTGGGTTCAGAAAATATGGTCCCCAGAGACTAACTCTGGTCTAAGAAGTTGTATGTAGTCATCTATACTTAGGGGAAGTCAGAAAGATgggaaagatggagggagagaggctgCTTGTTAACAGGCTGAGAGTTAGCAGAGTAACACTGAAGAGCTGAGATACGGGAATCACCATGCCCCACGCACCgcccttccccttcctgctcttGTCCCCAGGTGGTGACCCTGTGGTACCGAGCACCTGAAATCCTTCTGGGCTGCAAGTACTACTCCACAGCTGTAGATATCTGGAGCCTGGGCTGCATCTTTGCTGAGATGGTACGGAGGCAAGCCCGAGTTCCACCCAGCTCACTCCCCCACATTCAAGAACAACAGAACTGTTTCTTGGCCTAGACTCATGGCCGTTCTATATTATCACAGGGTTCCTTCTCTAGAGTAGCACCAAGGTGGGTAGGGGGAAAGGATAGGACTGTTGTCCCTGATGTCAACCACTATGTTAGTATATCCTCAAACAGCCTTAGCATCCAATACACATCTCTTATACCCAAATTGAGCGAAATTATTTCTGCAGCTGTTTTTAGTCTGCATGTACTTGGGAGAATGAGTACCAATTTAGTGCCTCCTTCATTTGGCCTGTAGACCTTCTTGTAGGGTTCCAGGATTATGGTGAAGTCAACTATGTTCACCTTattcatacttttatttaaacTGCAGGCTTAAATCATGTCCTCCCCAACCTCTGGCTTTTCAGTTTGAAAGATCCCTGAGGCCCAGACTTTTCTGGGAgctctcattttctttaatataacaGTGGAGTGGGCTGAGTTTTCAAATCAAATCAGCAATTTGTTTTATGGTCCTTTATCTGGGTTGTAACTGGGGGCTTGGAGACCATTAACCTATATATAAAATGTGCATTTATCCCCCCAGTACATTACCTTACAATTGCCCATATTCCTCTCTCaattcatcaaaaaatatttgttaagcacctaGTGTGTACCCAGCACCATGCTAGGTGCTGTGGGgaacacagaagaaatggaagacacaGTCTCTGCCCGCTGTGCTCCTATCTAGAAGTGGCTGCATCACAAGGAGGGGGGATGACCGCAGTGTCTACCCCACACCCCGTGAGTGGCTTGGGATCCCTTTGCTACATGTCAGTGGCACCCCAGACATtcaccccctcccagccccacccagcctTGGGGATCTGCAAAGGCATggttgggggaaggaaggagggggcgAGGAGACAGATGAAGGGACTTCattgtctcaggctctgtgtgacTGACCCCATGAAAGGCCCTGGGGAGGGAGTCATGGGGCCCTCCTGACCTTCCACTGCCTGTGGGAACCTCCGGTGCACAGGGAGCAGCTTTGACTGACATCAGTGCGGGTCTTGGCCTTTTCTCTTTACCCATTTTCAGGTGACCCGCCGAGCCCTATTTCCTGGAGATTCCGAAATCGACCAACTCTTCCGGATCTTCCGGACTCTGGGGACCCCAGATGAAGTGGTTTGGCCAGGAGTTACTTCTATGCCTGATTATAAGCCGAGTTTCCCCAAGTGGGCCCGGCAAGATT
Proteins encoded in this region:
- the CDK2 gene encoding cyclin-dependent kinase 2 isoform X1, whose amino-acid sequence is MENFQKVEKIGEGTYGVVYKAKNKVTGEVVALKKIRLDTETEGVPSTAIREISLLKELNHPNIVKLLDVIHTENKLYLVFEFLHQDLKKFMDASALTGIPLPLIKSYLFQLLQGLAFCHSHRVLHRDLKPQNLLINAEGAIKLADFGLARAFGVPVRTYTHEVVTLWYRAPEILLGCKYYSTAVDIWSLGCIFAEMHLVCTQHHARCCGEHRRNGRHSLCPLCSYLEVAASQGGGMTAVSTPHPVTRRALFPGDSEIDQLFRIFRTLGTPDEVVWPGVTSMPDYKPSFPKWARQDFSKVVPPLDEDGRSLLSQMLHYDPNKRISAKAALAHPFFQDVTKPVPHLRL
- the CDK2 gene encoding cyclin-dependent kinase 2 isoform X2 yields the protein MENFQKVEKIGEGTYGVVYKAKNKVTGEVVALKKIRLDTETEGVPSTAIREISLLKELNHPNIVKLLDVIHTENKLYLVFEFLHQDLKKFMDASALTGIPLPLIKSYLFQLLQGLAFCHSHRVLHRDLKPQNLLINAEGAIKLADFGLARAFGVPVRTYTHEVVTLWYRAPEILLGCKYYSTAVDIWSLGCIFAEMVTRRALFPGDSEIDQLFRIFRTLGTPDEVVWPGVTSMPDYKPSFPKWARQDFSKVVPPLDEDGRSLLSQMLHYDPNKRISAKAALAHPFFQDVTKPVPHLRL
- the CDK2 gene encoding cyclin-dependent kinase 2 isoform X3; the encoded protein is MDASALTGIPLPLIKSYLFQLLQGLAFCHSHRVLHRDLKPQNLLINAEGAIKLADFGLARAFGVPVRTYTHEVVTLWYRAPEILLGCKYYSTAVDIWSLGCIFAEMHLVCTQHHARCCGEHRRNGRHSLCPLCSYLEVAASQGGGMTAVSTPHPVTRRALFPGDSEIDQLFRIFRTLGTPDEVVWPGVTSMPDYKPSFPKWARQDFSKVVPPLDEDGRSLLSQMLHYDPNKRISAKAALAHPFFQDVTKPVPHLRL